A window of Desulfobacterales bacterium contains these coding sequences:
- a CDS encoding four helix bundle protein, with translation MTLGHGKLDVYRLSIGYVAWVYEKADSLNGVHRPARDQWLRASQSIPLNIAEGNGKTAEADRRRYFEIVRGSALECAAIQDVLVVGKALDKMESRNRKDELDRMAAMLSRLGGRGYQVREDQEVYSIDFDPDSDFDPDFDPDSEENESQP, from the coding sequence ATGACCCTTGGACACGGAAAACTGGACGTCTATCGCCTTTCAATAGGCTACGTTGCATGGGTTTACGAGAAGGCCGACAGCCTGAACGGAGTTCATCGGCCCGCCCGGGATCAATGGCTTCGGGCCAGCCAGTCGATACCGCTCAATATCGCCGAAGGTAATGGCAAGACCGCGGAAGCCGACCGAAGGCGTTATTTCGAAATCGTTCGTGGCTCCGCGCTTGAGTGCGCGGCGATTCAAGATGTGCTGGTTGTCGGCAAGGCGCTGGACAAGATGGAAAGCCGGAACCGCAAGGATGAACTCGACCGTATGGCCGCGATGCTCAGCCGTCTCGGCGGAAGAGGATACCAAGTTCGAGAGGATCAGGAAGTCTACAGCATCGATTTCGATCCCGATAGCGATTTCGATCCCGATTTCGATCCCGATAGCGAAGAAAACGAATCCCAACCTTAG
- a CDS encoding MoxR family ATPase, translated as MIFKSVEDVQQKLEAVDYIPSREIATVVYLAVAAGKPILVEGPAGAGKTELARALSRCLNRDKIRLQCYEGLDEAKALYEWEYAKQLLYTQMIKEKINDLLADTGSIAEAVDRIAEQEDAFFSERFLLARPLLQAITAEHPVVLLIDEVDKSDPEFEAFLLELLSEFQVSIPEIGIQKARHIPLVILTSNNYRDMSDALKRRCIHLYIDYPHRELEKRIITLKIPGIEERLVDKLVDTINRIRDMDLKKRPCISETLDWAQALMILQAKDLSPEVLSDTLNVICKYQADTSLVRAHMDSLFQ; from the coding sequence ATGATATTTAAAAGCGTTGAAGATGTTCAGCAAAAACTGGAGGCGGTAGACTATATTCCGTCGCGGGAAATCGCCACGGTGGTCTATCTGGCCGTGGCCGCCGGCAAACCGATTCTTGTCGAAGGCCCGGCCGGGGCCGGTAAAACCGAACTGGCCCGGGCGCTTTCCCGGTGCCTTAACCGCGATAAAATCCGGCTGCAGTGCTATGAAGGCCTGGATGAAGCCAAGGCCCTTTATGAATGGGAATATGCCAAGCAGCTGCTCTATACCCAGATGATCAAGGAGAAAATAAACGACCTGCTCGCAGACACCGGCTCCATTGCCGAAGCCGTGGACCGGATTGCCGAGCAGGAGGACGCCTTCTTTTCAGAACGGTTTCTGCTGGCCCGCCCCCTGCTGCAGGCCATCACAGCAGAGCATCCGGTGGTGCTCCTGATTGATGAGGTGGATAAATCCGATCCGGAATTCGAGGCCTTTCTGCTGGAGCTGTTGAGCGAATTCCAGGTCTCCATCCCGGAAATCGGCATCCAAAAAGCCCGGCATATCCCGCTGGTCATACTCACCTCAAACAACTACCGGGATATGAGTGATGCCCTGAAACGCCGGTGCATCCATCTCTACATTGATTACCCCCACCGGGAGCTTGAAAAACGAATCATTACTTTAAAAATTCCCGGCATTGAAGAGCGTCTGGTGGACAAACTGGTGGATACGATCAACCGCATCCGGGATATGGATTTAAAAAAACGCCCCTGCATCTCGGAAACCCTGGACTGGGCGCAGGCCCTGATGATCCTTCAGGCAAAAGACCTCTCTCCCGAGGTTTTGTCCGACACACTGAACGTGATCTGCAAGTACCAGGCAGACACCAGCCTGGTCCGCGCCCATATGGACAGTCTTTTTCAATAG
- a CDS encoding cytoplasmic protein — protein sequence MTKFALFVFNGDPMCFIHVLLNALDMKEKGNEAKIIIEGSATQLIPELAKSEHPMHQLWQKVNDGGLVAGACRACSNKMGTLKDAEAQGLFLLDDMSGHPGMAGYRADGYEIISF from the coding sequence ATGACAAAATTTGCGCTTTTTGTATTCAACGGCGATCCCATGTGCTTCATCCATGTGCTGTTAAACGCCCTGGATATGAAGGAAAAGGGAAATGAGGCGAAAATCATTATTGAAGGCTCGGCCACCCAGCTGATTCCGGAGCTTGCCAAATCGGAGCACCCGATGCATCAGCTGTGGCAGAAGGTAAATGACGGCGGGCTGGTGGCCGGCGCGTGCCGGGCCTGCTCAAACAAAATGGGCACCTTGAAGGACGCCGAAGCCCAGGGGCTTTTTCTGCTGGATGACATGTCCGGCCATCCGGGAATGGCTGGTTACCGGGCGGACGGATATGAAATCATCAGCTTTTGA
- a CDS encoding acyl-CoA dehydrogenase family protein yields MTKLTNIENHYSRFGRNMVAGLPALTHKRPGFSGIWQKMAANQMFGLCLPKAFGGQGGNLKDLAGAASALVSAGGDIGIAMSWLIHEIISCRLIHAFGDGRQKKEMLPDLAAGKMTVSLAVSEPDIGAHPKYLQTEASCESGIWTLTGQKTYITNGPISERFIVMAKTGVTDGKNRYTAFLVHKDTPGLHIHDPMDLPFLKSCPHGGISLENCQINEAPILGPKDDAYESMAVPFRNIEDVLLMSLVSGGLNFEIDRLGQTIGHHQDLHENKDILFKLGHLKCQTDGMNALADRTAEIFLENEKDMRLSSLPSFLRSQAKEFQRQIKELTADLAGFADLAELPIARDIDGLLTIGRQAAQNRMIKMGEKFASDVKQEPKSGRRST; encoded by the coding sequence ATGACCAAATTGACAAATATTGAAAATCATTACAGCCGCTTCGGCCGAAACATGGTGGCCGGCCTGCCGGCACTGACGCATAAGAGGCCGGGGTTCTCGGGTATCTGGCAAAAAATGGCGGCAAATCAGATGTTCGGCCTGTGCCTGCCAAAGGCCTTCGGCGGACAGGGCGGAAATTTAAAGGACCTGGCCGGCGCGGCAAGCGCCCTTGTTTCGGCCGGCGGTGACATAGGCATTGCCATGAGCTGGCTGATCCATGAAATCATCAGCTGCCGGCTTATCCATGCATTCGGCGACGGCCGCCAAAAAAAGGAAATGCTGCCGGATCTGGCAGCCGGAAAAATGACGGTAAGTCTCGCGGTGTCTGAACCGGACATCGGGGCCCATCCTAAATACCTGCAAACCGAGGCTTCTTGTGAAAGCGGAATATGGACGCTAACCGGTCAAAAAACCTATATCACAAACGGGCCCATATCAGAGCGCTTCATTGTCATGGCCAAAACCGGCGTGACGGACGGTAAAAACCGGTATACCGCCTTTCTGGTGCACAAGGACACCCCGGGGCTTCATATCCATGATCCGATGGACCTGCCGTTTCTTAAATCCTGCCCGCACGGCGGCATTTCCCTGGAAAACTGCCAGATCAATGAAGCCCCGATCCTTGGGCCGAAAGATGACGCTTATGAGTCAATGGCCGTGCCGTTTCGAAACATTGAAGATGTTTTGCTGATGAGCCTGGTAAGCGGCGGATTAAATTTTGAGATAGACCGGCTCGGGCAAACCATTGGCCACCACCAGGACCTTCATGAAAACAAAGACATCTTGTTTAAATTGGGGCACCTAAAATGCCAGACAGATGGGATGAATGCCCTTGCGGACAGGACGGCAGAAATATTTCTCGAAAATGAAAAGGATATGCGGCTAAGCAGCCTGCCGAGTTTTCTGCGCAGCCAGGCAAAAGAATTTCAACGGCAAATAAAAGAATTGACAGCGGATTTAGCGGGCTTTGCGGATCTGGCGGAACTGCCCATCGCCCGCGATATTGACGGCCTGCTCACCATCGGCCGGCAGGCCGCGCAAAACCGTATGATTAAAATGGGAGAAAAATTCGCTTCAGATGTCAAACAAGAACCTAAATCCGGCCGCCGCTCCACCTGA
- a CDS encoding class II aldolase/adducin family protein: MTAPFDTCIERFVKNGLAAPKDVLMGVADPKPRWSRGTPDVLLLSPLLNGSSIRSLIKARPSEPYLSIIDYLVQTSQGTIYPRDCETRLFLHDLPVAEATDPAHLAELLKSRKAVILPGGEILAASPDELTKAYVTLSSVCFACFVKFFSDLRTARKTGKIKQTDREMLANVRRLLDPLPAFAGALKKGPFDSEETILAAICEAGRQVVDLRLVDSCFGNISYRSGDQLYISQSGTFLDSLEGGLTRCATDDPAHAPKNASSELPAHLGIIRQTGCRAILHGHPRFSVILSMDCDVRDCPYRGKCHRFCPYERKACGDIPIVSGEVGGGEYGLCHTVPSAICEAPGVIVYGHGVFTCDDTDFNGALAKLIDIERRCCLEYFTFMGMNI, from the coding sequence ATGACAGCACCCTTTGACACATGCATTGAACGTTTCGTAAAAAACGGGCTGGCTGCGCCCAAAGATGTCCTGATGGGGGTGGCCGATCCAAAACCCCGCTGGAGCCGTGGCACCCCTGATGTTTTACTGCTTTCGCCGCTTTTGAACGGCTCATCCATTCGGTCATTGATAAAGGCCCGGCCGTCTGAGCCCTACCTCTCTATTATTGATTACCTCGTACAAACCTCGCAAGGCACCATCTATCCCCGGGATTGTGAAACCCGGCTGTTCCTTCATGATCTGCCGGTGGCCGAAGCCACGGACCCCGCGCACCTGGCCGAACTCTTAAAATCGCGCAAGGCCGTTATTCTGCCTGGCGGTGAAATTCTGGCCGCAAGCCCTGATGAATTGACAAAGGCCTATGTCACCCTGTCCTCGGTCTGCTTTGCCTGCTTTGTCAAATTCTTCTCTGATTTGCGAACCGCCCGGAAAACCGGCAAAATTAAGCAGACGGACCGGGAGATGCTGGCAAACGTCCGCCGGCTGCTGGACCCGTTGCCGGCATTTGCAGGGGCCTTAAAAAAAGGCCCGTTTGATTCCGAAGAAACGATTCTTGCGGCCATCTGTGAAGCCGGCAGGCAGGTGGTGGATCTCCGGCTGGTGGATTCCTGTTTCGGCAACATCTCCTACCGCTCGGGCGACCAGCTATATATCAGCCAAAGCGGCACATTCCTGGATTCCCTGGAAGGCGGCCTCACGCGATGCGCTACAGACGATCCCGCCCATGCGCCGAAAAATGCATCAAGTGAGCTCCCGGCCCATCTGGGTATCATCCGGCAGACCGGATGCCGGGCCATACTGCACGGCCACCCCCGTTTTTCCGTTATTTTATCAATGGACTGCGATGTCCGGGACTGCCCATACCGGGGAAAATGCCACCGCTTCTGCCCCTATGAGCGGAAGGCCTGCGGCGATATTCCGATCGTCTCAGGCGAGGTGGGCGGCGGGGAATACGGGCTCTGCCATACGGTGCCGAGTGCCATCTGTGAGGCGCCCGGGGTTATTGTATACGGCCACGGGGTTTTTACCTGCGATGACACGGATTTTAACGGCGCGCTGGCAAAGCTCATTGACATTGAACGGCGATGCTGCTTAGAATATTTTACTTTTATGGGGATGAATATATGA
- a CDS encoding VWA domain-containing protein codes for MLDLVLKFAAACREADLRVSTAELIDCTRQLELIDVLDENQFKAALRTNFAKSRREQKNFDRLYHLFFHEMRQDLKADPEHPEDGLLSKDLTELLDHMTERTADNPLDQAIMDFLAGDPIAYLKEIQRVENQTEAPRQRLKSNLGQLSSRLEIMLRLNKARGQIRELLKEDPDTSPSTRRRQAIDHLNQRLNTANRMLTEDTKPYNEALQQIKTHDIHYADLGEKPFGSLTAAEIQDMRDGIEQLVRRLKDAATRRYASRNKGILDVKKTLRYAGRFQGVPIELKFKNRPLRKAKIVTLCDVSGSVWSAARFMLNMIYSLQDCFSDVKSFAFVCFPTNITDIFEKNEVNRAIEKVMTDTDIPFDSLTDYGEVFHQFHRDHLHILNKRTTLIIVGDGRSNYHNPREKLLEEMRAKCRRVIWLNPEPEEFWGTGDSEMQTYKAYCHEVRACRNLNQLIDFIEDLVL; via the coding sequence ATGCTGGATCTGGTCTTAAAATTTGCTGCGGCCTGCCGGGAGGCGGATCTTCGGGTATCCACCGCGGAACTTATCGACTGCACGAGGCAGCTCGAACTGATCGATGTGCTGGATGAAAACCAGTTCAAAGCCGCCCTGCGGACCAATTTCGCCAAAAGCCGGCGGGAGCAGAAGAACTTTGACCGGCTCTATCACCTGTTTTTCCATGAAATGCGCCAGGATTTAAAAGCTGATCCCGAACACCCGGAGGATGGGCTTTTATCCAAAGATTTGACCGAACTGCTGGATCATATGACCGAACGTACGGCAGACAATCCGCTGGATCAGGCGATCATGGATTTTCTGGCCGGCGATCCCATTGCTTATTTAAAAGAAATCCAGCGGGTGGAAAACCAGACCGAAGCCCCCCGCCAGCGGCTGAAATCCAACCTGGGCCAGCTGTCAAGCCGCCTTGAAATCATGCTCCGCCTGAACAAGGCCAGGGGGCAGATCCGCGAACTGTTGAAGGAAGATCCGGATACGTCGCCATCCACCCGGCGCAGACAGGCGATTGATCATCTGAACCAGCGCTTAAACACCGCCAACCGAATGCTGACCGAGGATACCAAACCTTACAACGAAGCCCTGCAGCAGATAAAAACCCATGATATCCACTATGCGGACCTTGGCGAAAAGCCGTTCGGCTCCCTCACCGCCGCTGAAATTCAGGATATGCGCGACGGCATCGAGCAGCTCGTCCGGAGATTAAAGGATGCGGCCACCCGGCGGTATGCCTCGCGGAACAAAGGCATCCTGGATGTCAAAAAAACGCTTCGCTATGCCGGCCGGTTTCAGGGCGTGCCGATTGAGCTCAAATTCAAAAACCGGCCCCTTCGGAAGGCCAAAATCGTTACCCTATGCGATGTTTCCGGGTCGGTCTGGTCCGCGGCCCGGTTTATGCTCAATATGATCTATTCCCTGCAGGACTGCTTCAGTGACGTAAAAAGCTTCGCCTTTGTCTGCTTTCCCACCAATATTACCGATATTTTCGAAAAAAATGAGGTCAACCGGGCCATTGAAAAGGTCATGACCGACACGGACATCCCCTTTGATTCGCTCACCGATTACGGGGAAGTGTTTCACCAGTTCCACCGCGACCATCTGCACATTTTAAACAAGCGGACCACGCTGATTATTGTGGGCGACGGCCGCTCCAATTACCACAATCCCCGGGAAAAGCTGCTGGAAGAGATGCGGGCCAAATGCCGCCGCGTAATCTGGCTGAATCCCGAACCCGAGGAGTTCTGGGGCACCGGCGACAGCGAAATGCAGACCTACAAGGCTTACTGCCATGAGGTCCGCGCCTGCCGGAACCTTAATCAGCTGATCGATTTTATCGAGGATTTAGTTTTATAA
- a CDS encoding TIGR00725 family protein — MQIGVVGSWEDGLAPEIYQIAQRAGELIAGRGDVLFTGGSTGVMEAAMKGAKQAGGLTVGLIPSESKAAYVHLGAYIDIHIMTGLGELGKMAPLIHSVDGIIAIAGGAGTLVEISMAYISKKPVIMVPAAGHTTEAVGNMLVDGCLDYRKIQPIHIAPDAEAAVQMLYSRLTEKFIHKND; from the coding sequence ATGCAGATTGGTGTGGTCGGCAGCTGGGAAGATGGACTGGCGCCGGAAATCTATCAGATTGCACAAAGGGCCGGAGAGCTCATTGCCGGCCGTGGGGATGTGCTGTTTACCGGCGGTTCGACCGGTGTGATGGAGGCGGCGATGAAGGGCGCCAAGCAGGCCGGCGGGTTGACCGTCGGCTTGATTCCTTCGGAGAGCAAAGCGGCATATGTCCATCTTGGGGCATATATTGACATCCATATCATGACGGGTCTTGGCGAACTCGGCAAGATGGCGCCGCTGATTCATTCCGTGGACGGCATTATCGCCATTGCCGGCGGGGCGGGAACGCTCGTCGAAATTTCCATGGCCTATATATCCAAAAAGCCTGTGATTATGGTGCCGGCGGCCGGGCATACCACGGAGGCTGTCGGCAATATGCTGGTGGACGGCTGCCTGGATTACCGAAAAATACAGCCCATTCATATCGCCCCGGATGCGGAGGCAGCGGTCCAAATGCTTTATTCCCGATTAACGGAGAAATTTATACATAAAAATGATTGA